In Cryptomeria japonica chromosome 5, Sugi_1.0, whole genome shotgun sequence, the genomic window AGTCTGTGTCAAATTGCTGAAGATATGCAGCTCCCACTGCCTCCTCACAATCGCTTGAAACATACACATGAGGAGAGCTTGTCTGTTGAACACTCTCTGGCACCTACATTTACATCTTATCATGAGAAAATTATACCAAATTCATATATGAACAAGTTAGGGTTTATTACCCACCTTTGAAAGCCACTGGAGACTGAGAGAAGAATGGCAGATATGCAGGGTTTTCCTTGGGAATAGACGTCTGAAATGTGACCCACAAACAGCCGCTGCAAAGTAAGATCTTGCAGCCACTGGATTGTTATCACCATCGTTTTCTGCATACGCACAGACTTGTTGGGTTGGAGGCATCATTCGGAGCAGTGAGTTGAAATCGTTTGAGGGAAGATCAACAAAATAAACTACAAATTCTGCCTCTTCCCCTTCTGCAATTGTGCATTGCACAGCTCTGACGATGGTGTCTGCTACAAGAAGAGTATTCCACCCAGTCGCACACCCGAAATCTGCTATCCTAAATATGCTTCCTTCATTGAGCTTCAATCTCATGTTTTCATGAATTCCACGCTCCAGAATTGGTTTCACAGCCCGAACCATCTTTATCTACAATCGTTAAAAAAATTCTACATATCATATTCCTTTTTTGAAGGATGGATCACTGAGAGTGATCCGaattgcatttaaaataaaatacataaaatacAATTTACTTTTCATAGAGAACTTTCAAATGAAaatatcatatttttcttttaagaaTGGATCAAGAGTGATCTGAAATGTtgcttttagaaaaaaaaaaaacttacattATATATTGAGAACTTTAAAATGAAAACATCATATTCTTTTTCCATTCTAAATGTTGCatttagaagaaaagaaaaacttACACTCTATATTGAGAACTTTAAAATGAAAACATCATATTCTTTTTTTAAAGATGGATGACTGAGAGTTTCCCAAAATAttgtatttaagaaaaaaaaaagaaaaaaaacctacATTCTATATTGAGAACTTTCAAATGAAATCATCATATTCCTTTTTTAAAGGATGGATCATGAGAGTAATGAAAAcattgcatttaaaaaaaaaacatcctaCATTCTATATTGAAAACATTGAAATGAAAATTTTATAATAAATGAAGAGCTTTTTCTCCTACAATCTAAAGAAAGAAATCAGTATGAAACTTTTTCTTCACAATACTTTTCACTCCTTCATCATGATTTGGACTGGTAGTATTCTCTTGTGTTCTAATTGTTTCAATTTCATCTGCAACAAATCTCTCGTTGGATTCTTATTCTTTAAGCTTTAACTACATTttctgtaactctttcaattttcAAGATTAATATAATTTCATCTTTTTCACTCTCTCCCACCAAAAAATACACATTGAATACAAAAGAATCAAGGTACCTGAACCCAGAGAGAATTAACAGTATAACTAAAATAATACAATTTCATCTTTTTTATGGACtcaaacccccccccaaaaaaacattGAATATATAAAGAATCAAGGTACCTGAACTGAGAGAGAATTAACAGTATAACTAGAATCCTTATGGCCGCCCTTCATGGCCAACACATTCTCCACCTCCATTACTACTGCTAAATTTACTTCCTAACTCTAATGCAATATAaaatttacttaaaaaaaaaaagagcttgATGATGAACTCTCCAAACACACCTCTAAGAAAATGTGCATATTGAAGACTCCATAGAAGCGTATTTATGGGCACTGATAAATGGGTGACGTGTTCATGCTGATGTCACTAGACGACCTAGAATTGTACAGCAGGGCATCTCAGCTAATAAAGTGAAGGAAAAGCAATGTAGGTGACTCTTCCCTACGCTTGAAAAATCCCCGGCAATTTCGCTCGCAGGTAATTTGTAATTATTATTGACTCCCGAAAGTTTCGGATTGCAATAAGTCAAGCCCAACTTAAAAAACGTTTGGTCTTATATTAGTCCCTCAGTAGGCAGAGATGTCAGCTATATTGATGCTATGAATAGTTACACATGTATTCAAATTAATTAAATGTCAAAGCATTAATCAATGATAATCAAGaattaaaaagtttgatcaattttTCTAATGttcatattttttcaaatttatttcaaaatatatAAATTCTTTTATCTATAATGTAAGCTTTTGATTATTAATTGaattatttttggtattttctgacaataatattttataatagtATTTTACAAAAGTGCCACTATTACATGATAGAAactatttttgtcatatttcttttGAGAGTGCAATAATTGATAAAgccatttgatttttatttttatcataAAGTGAATTGATTTttcataaatttaaaaatatataaaattataaatatcaaaCATATTATAAAGTTAGATGTGTAGGTGTAATTATTCCattaatataatgatgagataataatttcttatataatattatataaaaataaaattattagatattgatataataattaatatataatgtaatataatttatacatgttaataaaataattataatatattaattatatataaattaaatatatttaaataattaatacttaTTATTATAACCATTAATGTTAACTAATATTGCCATGCTCTGTAAAGTGTACATGtatctgcaaacacaatgcacttaataaatcattataagcatggttagaagatttaaatcaaagaaagacaaaaccatagctaattgacttattgcctcctagtaaatgcgagtatgaaaaatgctctcagatctgattatgcatattccaatgacttgactacacttagatggaggatttgaatgatggaaatgcatgatctagcaaaaatagcatgattaagctatatgagttcatgattgatctagaaaatgaactagaatgaagatgcaattaagctaaaattgagcatgataacattgctaagaaaatgagaaactagaagctagatgcctatagtaacaaagcataagatgagaatgagataaGATCAATcgatatgcaaaaatgatatgaaattggcaccctttatgctccaaaatggggtctatttataggatttcctaaGGCTAGGGGTgtggtggcaggaatcaatggtcaagattgatctgaagatatcaatggttaaattggaggaggttggcaaaggggttggactaaagggaacatatgtcatctctatggtgacaagtgtcaagaggcttctagaagaggttggatgaaagggaacacttagtgacaagtgtcacaaagcttctcgAAGAAGTTGGATGAAAGgcgacatgtgggtaggtagaatgggttaggtttaggaatggttaggtttaggagtggtagaagttatgagaatttgaatttaaataataggaaaaggataattaatctcaacaactcataattgattttttaaaattaattaggggatctagaagaaatgattttgatggcggcaattaattaatttgaattaattaatcaaaggggattattgaaataaacctattaaataaatccttagatttattaataagtatatgaagggaaattaatcaaattgttgatgaattcaattaaattgggaaggaggattaattaaataattgcttatttaattaattatcttcaacccatttttaggtgtgtacattttgcccctctttgaagcgaggtgtgatgacacattgattcaaagaataatcttattttgatgttgatattgatttgataggatgccctagctcttgattgctaaattccggtatgatgatgcccccttgggagatcagtTGAGATAATTGATATTTGGATTTTTTttgagattgatatcccgatagatttgatttgatttcagcgattgtgtttgatgaaaatgcgagttctttgattagcttgattgattggattggtaagattaaaaaatattgattgattagattcataaGATCGAGAttttgtctagtttcaggaaggattcatcctatgtaagacatgattagaatgcctggtttcaggaaggatacatcctgtataagacatgaatcaaaattagatcatctggtttcaagaaggattcatcctgtataagacatgatcagaattgagtttgattgattgatttgatttgataaggttgatagataaagaactgatagtttgttgatatcaagttgctaaaaattttggatatgctgattgttgattttgttgagggagatagcataagattttcgctgggtcgataatatctgaagagatatgagtcatcattctgattgtgtatacacatgtgatgatactttgatgattcctacaatagatttaaccttggataaaaggagcatgtgggatcccatgaaatgcaagctaaaatgcaaatgaaaaatgcaaagctatgactggACCAGTactagattattttgcatttttgtcatcattgagcttttgaaatgtgggaagtgagtgcaaacatcgatggtataattgaaccatgatgacctgagcacttctttcctggaatttgatatagcaagttaacacaagcatcgaggtataattgaaccaagatgacttgagtgttgcttgcataaaacaagcagtattaatcatttctatacgcaaattggaaatgtcttcaatgatactccgatgatcatgtcctgagacaaatctGCACATAGTAACGATTAATTTTcaaacagtagacaagaaaaatatcatgtttcttccttgttcctctagtcaatgacatcctggagtcactcagaaatcatgatagtgaaaagcaatatagaaaatttgaacaatcatgttacaatcattatccaaaaaatattatcatccactaaaaagtgtgtgatgttcttagattgacttcgtgatagatggatagttgatagtttgatcttgtgttcaatgttggatgtgtctcagttttcacttgataagaattgtctaactgtttgttctacctatttgatttagctcaaaattgatccaaagtttgcccccagctaagtataggattttgccccaagcctagaaacaaagtcattatgatatatccaatgatccaaaccatggcgagagagTAGTTGCaatgcttgcgtatgtacaaaggctctATGATGGATACAGATAGTtctaatggaaaatgaatgcaagtggaaagaaaaaatgaatgaactaatagatggaagagctagcggatagatagcacctatttgccaggttttcaccatctgtttttattgcacttttatgatatttgattttttttggattttctgctttttcactgtttttttatttttcactgttttttatttttctatttttttcactgttttttatttttctgatttttcacttttttttatttttcttcttttttagacataattttttttttggtttatgctattgataggttcttcaagttgatcgtcgtcctatgttgatagctaatatgctccttaTCCAAATACTGtcgtgaccacaaatggacctaaccagtttggttcaaattttcccttcttttctcgatctacctggttgcatggattttcctttagcaccagttctcccacttgaaagactcatggtttaaccttatgattatagcttcggcacattctttgttgatatacctttaattgatcaaaggcattttgtctttgttcatggattagttctaactcttgtagtctagatactctttggtcttcatctgggatgagaccttttagtgacacacatagagagggtatctctacttcaattggcaatatggcttctactCCATATACAAGAGATAAAGGTTTGGCACCTatcggtgtgtggatactggtgcgCTAGGCCCAGAGAGTAGggttagttgaatatgccaatctttcccagcattgttcactatctttttaatgattttcagaatagttttgttagatgcttctccCTGCCCATTTCCtcgtggataatatggtgtggagaatctgtgctagattttaaacttcttgatgaatactaagaggggggtgaattagtataccaaaaaatactgaactcaaactcttaaatagttcaGCAGTTAATtggtataatagatttactaacaaactggttaagacaaatgcaaaccaaacaacaaataaagtattcacccacaagagcacaatcaccataacaaaagatgttttgacatggaaacccaaatgggaaaaaccacggtgagcagaaactcacaagtaactatctgcagaatagaagccagaccggttaaggtcatacaatgttcttctccagaacagatcctgttatgaatctagatctctattaggagataagtcctattaaagactaccttgtgagaggatttcagattcacagttgtgaaccaccttgttagaggatttacaaacgctttgctgggcctactcggttaagggtttcagacttgtcgaagatatgagtaatcaacaagtagatgatctagatactagcacagtatgcttggttagatccttgatatctcattgttaatgcacatttagaattacttcagtcttcaatatctccacactctgtttcttcacatagacctaatcttctcttttataatcgcacatacaaaaccctcatcaactcctaaaaccctagacatgatgtccttataaaggagtttgatttcatgtctgtccaataggattacattacaagttcctaggttcaatgcatctagacacatttggtaacacaacacaaaatcaccgccaaagtgtcggtggatgatagctCATCGcagaaataccgattggtaactcatcacagagtaataccggttcatacattttaccgattaccagttgtcaaaatgaagactggaaaaatgttaactactgctttgttccttcgtaccactttgggtcttcagtcaatttgtgaccagtaaacaccttttgcaaaacatcgatagtctaaagactataatacataataccggttggaacaagtactggttgagcataactcatacataaataaagtgatcacaaaacaagtttgtgtccatcaatgacaatcacaacatcatcaaaaatgccaacaatctcccccattggcattgatggcaacacttaggaaaattttgacatctaagtgttttacaacaaaaatatgccataatcaaaattactccccctatgcATATGCATTGTCCCTTTTTGCagacaatacaatgtatactactccatTAAGGAGgtgacatgaaagtatacataacatgcatcaaaattttaaatactactcccccttttccaacaatgacaaagtaatgcagaataacccatgtttctcattaacattaaaataagtaaatgtttatgacaataatgagtgaaactaatcaaaaatagatttaaaatcctgcataaaagtcttcatggctaatgaccatgactcaagtaatgaggcaGCAACCTCACTTTTCGTCTACATCcgtgatacctgttcttccatggcatcaattgtactcatctcttgagttatcgttaaagcttctagattaagaaagcacttctgaagaatttgcagtctgagtaataaaactagttgaagctcctgcaaatctcttgtctggttgctaatctccaattctatcctggcagactgaagctaataccggtgaatagtttgcccatatgtagtgaaagaatcatatggtgtcttaaagttgcttatgtatgcctccaaatcagattgcagtttatccttttgtgcaagaacatcatcacaaaatagatgaggttgacttATTTTGCTCAACAAtatttttccctcatccatagcatctcttatatccttttgttgtttctaaagttgagaccggagctcattcagtttctttactaaggcagtgtttagtgccttttgatgcttcttctgtgcattagcttcaacaacttctttcaggtattgtacctggtcctctacaactatacatagaagctttagtttggctagagaggaatcggtaccggggaggttggtacctcgaatcaaactggtaagggtgtcaatcacaGTGTGAATGACATCCTACTCCTTTTTCCTCCTGAatgtttccaatctttcttgtgctAGCTTTAAGCCTTGCAGTAGCTCCGATTCATCTGtaaattggaggtcaataggacttgtgatgtcaaccagtttggcttgaccattgattgcctttggagtctccgcttgtttgttcttttctatttccttcttctcttccgctcttttcttttcctcttctttctccctttgcttcgcttcatgctttttcttctcttcctccttctttctttcttcttctttttgcttctcctcttcttgtttcttcttctcctcgtctttctgcttctcctcttctttcttttcctcctcttctttcctcttctcctcttctttcctcttctcctcttatttcctcttctcttcttcttgcttcctcttctcttcatcttgtttcctcttctcttcctcttgttttctcttctcttcctccttctctttctcttcctctttcttcactTTCTCTTTGTCAACCTTTTGCTTGTCCAGCTTctgcttctcttctttttctttatcctatttctccttctctgtgtccagagtgacatcttcaccatctaACGCAttcacatcaatagtgtcaacctattCTATAGCTGGTTCTCCTTTTCCATCAAATGCCTCATCCAATTTTTTGATTTtcatttcctattcaacttctctATTTTCTTGAGCAACTTTATGCATTTTCACAGCGGCTTTAGTATGGAagtgtgtgtctttcaccacttcagaggctTTACCTTCCAGTagcaagtcttcttcttctcatgaagaagagacctttgtcctggtccatgatttcaaacaattcatAGTTTGAAGCATCAGGGAAGTATTCTACAAAAAAATTTCTCAGATCTCTTGTTCTCTGTCGACGACAATGCGctatttattatctaaagaattgtacaaagaatcaggtgtctcagatctaatttctgatggcgaccggtcataaacacacaaataattaatgatttcccgctctacttcctctttctcactatccgtaaaatcatcaaaatactccttcaaatcactaagcaattatttttaatattcttaatagtcctctaaTAATGTGTCATcgtttataagaagagatgtcaatatttaccagtgctgatgatgCAAGTGCATTGCCAGtagtttcttccttcttccttgtttgcctggtcttcttaggctgcacttctggttctgtatcctcagactttggtgagttgcttttggtcttctgcttcctttcaaatactttagtgggtgcaactttcggtttcttcttggcaagtgatcgcttggtcacttttgggctggctgAGGTAATCGGTGCCGATACCAATGGCATTGCCTTTCCCTTTTTCagtgaaggttcttcaaccggtgttactctttccaagtaggttccggttctctttttctttgcatttaaaggagaggcaatcaggatagaggcatacccatccaaaatgtcatacatcacctcatatctcattggttctacctcttcctttctaggctctacttcttccattatgaactcatctactttaatggtaaagtagatgtcctcttcatttttcttaacaatatccccagatatcctcatcctttgactcatcttcctcttgaattcatcaaaatatttattcaagacctcaagatatctggttcccactgcttggagactttccctaatttgtttggtgaccgaTTGGTCAgaagaccattgaatatcacctactcccaagtaatagccttgaaagtagaaaaatagacctaccaaaagttgtccaaatttgaaccttagagcactgtcctatttgatggacttcaagtttaatagaagttgcttctgcaaataggtgcatagatcaaatgaggtgtCCTCCTTGATCATTCTCTAGGTGGCATTTACCACAGCAATAGAGACAGAGTTTATTCTTCTTGCATAAAATGtatggtatccaatcaccatgcaagcatacttgaccaaatcatgtttgatggtgttgacggtcattccccgttggtcgctcagagaaccagtgagattagtcatttcattcttgatgaccttccttagggctagcacctcACCACTATTatagaaaccggtgatggcatgaattgcttcaggcgtaatgtcatgtgtcctctcgagatacatcttgtcgccatgcactctgcttaggatTATGCAGATGTGCTCTtccgtgaactcttcaagaaagtaaaccacattatgaagtttcttcctctctaggatgttgtattccggtttgatcttcttgtcatccccacataatagacctagctgggaatgaattgctagggatcctaggtcttctaatttgcagttgatgtaccctgaaatatctccttcgacaatgactctggTAGGTATTTGGGACAAGGcgttgtatttcatttttctttgaatgaattccactgagtccataggtacactagaactggagtgtgatgcagaagccatgattaactgataaacaagaattttgataaataccttcagaatttcAAAATTTATGGTTTGCTAATGCAGcttcacaacacaccactttggttgctggattaccacttggtgttcttcacttgattgattgacaatatctctggattcttctacaagatttgaaatctctctgaatcgcaagtcgaatcgccttttgtcactctgcacttgaaaaattcttcactcaaaaactgataagtgaaaatgacattgaaaaattctttttaaacaagttctcacctaccataataaatgcatcaccgttagggaataaaccctaattttgccttttatcgCTTCCAGTCTTCTGTTGATTGACAGGtgacatataccggttaaggtcttttaccgatataaactgggggttcaaaacatttcaccaattTTTTCCACCTAAGCTTTTCTTAAGCTCATTTTGTCagttcaaagacttccacactaggtgtagaaaccggtccatcttgtgacacttcttcagatttcttcttccatgttttattcattccttcttgaacggtttcaacatcaatcttcccttctggagtgaccagtatatcatctgataggttctttctcattctgtacgttctggcagggtgtctctatttgttgcaatgatagcatactattctaggtgttctccatggtccattgttcattctaccattctttcttctacatgttgtagcagtgtgaccactaccatgacagatcaaacaggctactctccaaccggttgccgcttgatagccaccactacttaactaatggtcataggcattatactggtTTGGATTCCAGTTCATAGAGGAtccaggaaaaactccttgattcctttgaggatatctcccaatGTTGCGCagaacaaacctgcatt contains:
- the LOC131043095 gene encoding indole-3-acetate O-methyltransferase 1, which codes for MEVENVLAMKGGHKDSSYTVNSLSVQIKMVRAVKPILERGIHENMRLKLNEGSIFRIADFGCATGWNTLLVADTIVRAVQCTIAEGEEAEFVVYFVDLPSNDFNSLLRMMPPTQQVCAYAENDGDNNPVAARSYFAAAVCGSHFRRLFPRKTLHICHSSLSLQWLSKVPESVQQTSSPHVYVSSDCEEAVGAAYLQQFDTDFTSFLTARAEETVDGGCVFISLVGRNGGTHIMEEQGTLGDIACHFEYAFQELVNEGFIEKDKWESFNLPWFGPSPEELESIVKRQGAFRLESVRVLGEFPLHSMTEVSRGEEEEAFGRSVANHYRSLFENIVEAHLGCERLTDEFFSRICKRATDKFEEYLSNQIELVVALLIKK